One genomic window of Mercenaria mercenaria strain notata chromosome 2, MADL_Memer_1, whole genome shotgun sequence includes the following:
- the LOC123562456 gene encoding uncharacterized protein LOC123562456 — translation MLVAAVLFRTLIFPRYIHAAELCNHYENVTEPVQDCRLQERTWLISEEISVGGYEEDMVELTKSEFVEDIEAYCRNVVPKYKKCIQENSMLQGCGQSEDISQLTTGWLSIYCNGEHLADWLKEYVTYGFNYKHACGNNISTVCYINRAFLSSVKKEAVKTV, via the exons ATGCTTGTCGcag CCGTACTTTTTAGAACACTGATTTTCCCGCGTTACATCCACGCTGCTGAGTTGTGTAACCACTATGAAAATGTCACCGAGCCAGTGCAAGACTGTCGTTTGCAGGAGAGAACGTGGCTTATCTCGGAAGAGATTTCAGTCGGAGGATATGAAGAGGATATGGTTGAACTAACAAAAAGCGAATTTGTTGAAGATATTGAAGCCTACTGCAG AAACGTTGTCCCTAAGTACAAGAAATGTATTCAAGAGAACAGCATGTTGCAAGGTTGTGGACAATCTGAAGATATATCTCAGCTGACAACAGGCTGGTTGTCTATTTACTGCAATGGAGAACATCTTGCTGACTGGCTTAAAGAAT ATGTAACATATGGCTTCAACTACAAACACGCTTGCGGAAACAACATAAGTACCGTGTGCTATATCAATCGCGCCTTCCTATCAA